Within Phycodurus eques isolate BA_2022a chromosome 18, UOR_Pequ_1.1, whole genome shotgun sequence, the genomic segment ggcaaTGGTTGGGGCTTAGTTCGGTTTAGGAAGGGTTAAGGTTAGAATTagagtgggttagggttagtaggaAACACATTAACGACGCCGCATGTTCTACacggatacagcagccaatcatagtgcagtggAGCGTGTACTGAAGCCAGCATgtcgtgtcctgcctggaaacaaGGTGGGAATCCTAATAGGTAGGTACGCATTACATCAGTATtaagtaaaaatgacaaataaacagaaacGTAATAGAAACGTGCCAGGGGTCACgagtaaaatgaaataaaagtctctgaaatgTATGGTTAATACGTACAGTAGTTCCAATGATCCTTTCATAGAAGTGGGAGCACAATCTCAGGTTTTTGATCGCGTTCTTGTTTTTATCAGGAGATGTTGACATTAAATACAGTTCCGGTTTTTTAATAAGGACACAGAAAATGGGTTTTACCTGAGCAAATTTACATATGTAAATATGAATtcatcagattaaaaaaatatataataataaatcaactcAGGTGTCACACTTTACAAAGCCAGAAAATGCATTTCACAAAATAAGCTTAAAGTCACAGAAGATAATCATCCAACATAAATCTGCAGATATCTTGCCACAGTTTACAGGTATGTGTAAATTTCCAGAAAAGATGGATAGCAGTCTCATTAGTGGAGTCGCAGAAGGTGGCTCAGTCTAATTTTAGGAAGcagaaacatgaaacaaatgcTCTTTTTCCAGCGTCAAAGGTAGTTGAAATTAATCTTTTAAATTGTTTGTGTTTGACACGTGTGTGTTAAAACATGActcaaaatgatgatgatgatgaggtaTGGCTGGCTGCGCTGCGAGAGACGGACAAGCAGGAAGCGGCGGAGCAGCACTTGATCTGCgaggagcatttcctgccggaGGACATCTCCAGAAACGGCGTCAACAGCGACGCCATCCCCATCATGCCCCCCTATCTGGACGGACCCCTCGGCGACATCGGCACCTGGGGAGCCGAGTCATCCGAGGAGGACGACCAGTGGGGCACCGCGGGTGGcgacgaggaggacgaggaggaggaagagatggAGGAAGATGAAAGCGGAGCCCCTGTGAGACCTCCTTCTCCACAACCTCCTCAGCAGGTCACTTTTTAATAATAGTACCTGTACTACCGATAGCTAGAGCAAACAGAatttaaaaatgctttattgAAGGAATGCAGTAATTGTTACAATGTAATGTGTAATATTTCTTGTTTCTTTCAGGTCCTAAGTGAACCCGCCGTGCATGTTCCTCCCAAGGTGAACACACCAAGGtaaagctttattttattttttttaatggatgcaTCTTTCAATTAGTTcaatgcatgtttgttttttttcaaatggacaAACTGTTAAGTTACTTTTCAACTCTTTCAAAAGCTTACTTGAGATGGGTTGCAGTTCAACTTCAACTTGTTACCCTTTAATGACGAGTGAACCTGTTTCACTCTCATGCGAGTGTCGAAACGAGCCAACCATTGCGTTAAAAACTATGAATTGTCTACTCACTAAACACTGTGAACGACCACGTGAATAATCATTAATTATTTTAGTGTCTTTATATCTTAATTAAGTAACACATCATTTCATACAATAAAtgcatgtaaaaatgtttatttacaattttcatTTGTTACACTCAATTAATTatctaattaaataaatgaacgCAATAATATGAATTAATACATTTGGATTGACccattttgagaataaaacagctaaattaaataaaatgaaataaatattaaaggtctcttgatcatgtaaatgcttGGTCTGCCATTAAAGAACCGCCCACGCTGGCTTTGCTTCACTGAGTTGAACTCTCTGAATTTGGGgcattttttgtcttatttcagatgaattattttagtttaaattGTTCTTGTTCTCTGCAGTGTGGACCTTCAGTCCAAAGAGGATCTTCAGACAGAGAAACCGTGCAGAAACGGTGTGTGTTGTACCATTCACTATTTACTTTGATAACTATCCGCTGTGTGTGAGAGAAATATTTCTGGACACTATGCAATAATGTTACACATATTGCATAACAATCGCTATTTTATATTGTCGTACGTACAGTACACTGCGTCTATTATTATCCGTATGTATGCATGTCAgtttgtactattttttttttaaattaaatttcaaaCTGTACATCTTGGGTGTATTATAATTCATTGTATTAGCCGTCACTGTCGAATATTACAtgacacagtggtgccttgagatacgacttTAATTCGTTGCATGACCATGCTCTTGTCCCAAACCGCGCCTATCTCAAGTCACCCTTCCTCAtttaaatgaatagaaatgcaattaatttgttcctcccccccccccccccccagcaaaaaaaaaacacttttttttttttttcccccataaataAAATTTCACTCAACCGTATTATaattcataaaaacacattaataaTATTGTCGCAACCTGcaaacactgaaaatgttttgtccCTCCATGTGGCAAAGCAGCTTAATGGTGCATTCGTGTCACCAACTGATGTTGTCCTTTCACTGCAAGATGTATATGTGTGACGATTGCTGTTGTGACAATTTCATTTTCCTCACGGGATGAATATAGCATCTATCTCGTTCCGTCTGTGTGCGTATGGTATCGACTGTATCCTCACCGTTCTTCCAACTGTCCTCTTCCCAGACGTGTCGCTGGTGCTGCTGACGCGCCGCCTCCTGGAGCTCCTGCTGTTGTCTCCAGACAGCTGGCTGGACCTCCACCAGGCGGCCAGCAGGCTGCAGACCGGCAAGTGTCAGGTCTACGACATCATCGGCGTGCTAGAGAGCCTCAGTGTGGTCCAGAGGAGATCCAGGAGGGTCAAGTGGATGTGAGTGCACACGTGTGAGCCCAGTAATCACGCTGCTATTGAGTTGTCTGGCCACAATTTTTATTATATCACGTTGCCTACGGGTGCGATGTCAAGTCTACGTGTGACGCATTAAAGTATGCAATATTAAGGCTATGTGAAGCATTTAGacttttttgttatgtttgtaAACGATAGATGCTAGGGTATTTCCGGGGGGACAGCACATGAGTGACTTGGTCACCTCGGGACGCTGGAATGTAGCCCCTCACCTTAGTCCTATCTATTGCATTGAAGAGGAGCTACGGCGCATGTCCAACTTTTAAAGAGTCACTGGAGATTTATGCGCCACAGACCTGAACTGCGACATAAAATCAGGGAACACACATGAGCCAAACAACTTTACTCATCATTTACTATATACTAGTTatcctgctcatctaaaaatagatatattttgAGATACttcgattatttatttattttactttttgtcaTCCATCCAGAGGACAGTGTCCAATCTCACACTTCCTGTGGAAGACTGAGGCTGAGTTCAGGAAGGAACTGGAGAGCTTGAAGCTGGAAGAGAGCACGCTGGACGGCCTCATTAAAAACTGCGCACAGCAACTCTTTGACATGACGGACAACGAAGAAAACGCAATATATCCTTTGCGCCTCACCCTGGGGAACCGCCGTGATGCTTCTTCTTGTCCATACAGAAGGACAACAGTAAGCTTTAGAAATAAAAGTCGACCAGTGTGACGTTATTTACGAATCACCTTTCGCCTTAACTTGTGTGCGCACGGCGGCCTACGTTACACACGAGGACGTCAGCCGGCTCACTCCCTTCAAGGAGCAGACGGTGATCGTAATCAAAGCGCCGGAGGAAACCAAGCTGGAGGTCCCGACGCCCACACAGGTAAACAAGcaaaaatattctcagattttaATGTTGCGTCCGTGACAATAACCCAACAGTCGCCTTTACATTGCGCCATTTTTACACCCTACTCTCCAGGCATGACCAGTCAACCCACGCTTAATCCAACTATTGCACGAATGTGACAGTTGGATTTGATCCATTTAGtattttttctatatttaaaaaaataaataaaaggacaaaatattttttcaaatcccatgaatttattgtaattttaaggaaaaatactACATATACATATTACATATGCAATTTTATGGGTATAAAATGGTGTCCATATTGCACAGCACTTTCTAGGGTCATTGTTAAAATCGTCATACGATCATCATGCATGTATAATTTAACATGTAATCAATTATccaaatagttgtcgattaatcgttgcactTTTAGTGTTCACGGTTGTGCGCGTGTGGTGCAGGACAACATCAAGGTGCACCTGAAAGGTGGCAAGGGTCCCATCGCGGTGATGACGTGCGACTTGGGCACGGGCGGCGTGCCAGTCAAGGAGGAGATGAGCGGTTGCTTCATGACGCTGGAGGAAAGTCGCATACAGACGCAAACGTTGCGCACACACAAGACCGCCCATTAAGAGgagaaatcctttttttttttggcagacaTTCAAGATATCAGAGGGGAGACGAGCCACCTTTGCTTttataaacaaacattcaccactggagctaaaaaaaaaaaaaaaaaaaaaaaaggatctgaGGAGAAACACCAGTTGAtctacatttttgttgtcatgacatTTTTTGTATCAAAAGTTAAGTGTCATAACCTGAATTTTAGGAAGTGTTGTCACCTTGCCGGCCACAAAGAGGCGCTAGTTGTCTTCACGGCAATGCTGGGAAATTGAACCGAAGCCCTTTACAGGTACCAcctggggatttttttttttttttttttttttgtagcgctTCAGGGAATGTTGTCACGTGTTTCAAGATGCCCATTTTTTTACGAGGAATCTCTTCATCATCAGACTGACATGCGTTTCACAACCTGCTTTCCATGACATTTGTACTTTATGATCTGCatatatttcatttcattttgataAAGATGctgtaa encodes:
- the e2f6 gene encoding uncharacterized protein e2f6 isoform X1; protein product: MVKCVVSGCRNRLLNGNRGVLSRPLKRFFPFPKDPARVKVWLAALRETDKQEAAEQHLICEEHFLPEDISRNGVNSDAIPIMPPYLDGPLGDIGTWGAESSEEDDQWGTAGGDEEDEEEEEMEEDESGAPVRPPSPQPPQQVLSEPAVHVPPKVNTPSVDLQSKEDLQTEKPCRNDVSLVLLTRRLLELLLLSPDSWLDLHQAASRLQTGKCQVYDIIGVLESLSVVQRRSRRVKWIGQCPISHFLWKTEAEFRKELESLKLEESTLDGLIKNCAQQLFDMTDNEENAMAAYVTHEDVSRLTPFKEQTVIVIKAPEETKLEVPTPTQCSRLCACGAGQHQGAPERWQGSHRGDDVRLGHGRRASQGGDERLLHDAGGKSHTDANVAHTQDRPLRGEILFFFGRHSRYQRGDEPPLLL
- the e2f6 gene encoding transcription factor E2F6 isoform X2 yields the protein MVKCVVSGCRNRLLNGNRGVLSRPLKRFFPFPKDPARVKVWLAALRETDKQEAAEQHLICEEHFLPEDISRNGVNSDAIPIMPPYLDGPLGDIGTWGAESSEEDDQWGTAGGDEEDEEEEEMEEDESGAPVRPPSPQPPQQVLSEPAVHVPPKVNTPSVDLQSKEDLQTEKPCRNDVSLVLLTRRLLELLLLSPDSWLDLHQAASRLQTGKCQVYDIIGVLESLSVVQRRSRRVKWIGQCPISHFLWKTEAEFRKELESLKLEESTLDGLIKNCAQQLFDMTDNEENAMAAYVTHEDVSRLTPFKEQTVIVIKAPEETKLEVPTPTQDNIKVHLKGGKGPIAVMTCDLGTGGVPVKEEMSGCFMTLEESRIQTQTLRTHKTAH